The DNA window GGCAAGATAAAGACTTTCTTGTGTCACTTCAGTCAAACGTTTGCCTTGAATTGTTGGCGTGCCAACATAGAACATTTTTGACGTATCACCATGGTAACCATCTTTAATGACGGTGATATCAATATTGATGATGTCGCCATCTTTCAGCGGTTTGTCATTTGGAATCCCATGACAAATAACGTGGTTTACCGAAGTACAAATCGATTTTGGAAAACCGTGGTAATTAAGAGGAGCAGGGATCGCTTTTTGCACATCGACAATATAGTCATGACAAATCGTGTTCAGCTCGTCAGTTGTTACCCCAGCTTTGACATACGGCTCGATCATTTCCAACACTTCTGCTGCAAGACGTCCCGCAACGCGCATTTTTTCAATTTCATCAGGGGTTTTAATCACTGCGCTCATTCAAGCTCCCATTTTTGTTTACAGTTTTCGTGGTATAAATTTTATACGTATCATTGAGTCGACGCGATTTATATGGTATAAAGCGCGCCGTCTTTTTACAAATAAATTCTCGGTCGAAATCGACTTTGCGTTTTTTGTTTGCAAGGCACTTAACTTAAATATTAACACACACACATATCGACACATACACTTGGGTGCATGATTACTGAAAAGTAACGTGTTGGTGCTATGGGATATGTGGAGGCCTAACCCTTAATTGAGGAAAATACAAATGGCAAACGTTTCAATGCGCGATATGCTTCAAGCTGGTGTTCACTTTGGTCACCAAGCTCGTTACTGGAACCCTAAGATGAAGCCGTTCATCTTCGGTGCTCGTAACCGCGTTCACATCATCAACCTAGAGAAAACAGTTCCAATGTTCAACGATGCACTTAAGTTCCTTACGAACGTTGCATCAAACAAAGGTAAAATTCTTTTCGTTGGTACTAAGCGTGCAGCAAGCGAAGCAGTGAAAGAAGCAGCTCAAGGTTGTGATCAATTCTACGTTAACCACCGTTGGTTAGGTGGTATGTTGACTAACTGGAAAACAGTTCGTCAATCAATCAAACGTCTTAAAGATCTTGAGATCCAAAGCCAAGACGGTACTTTCGAGAAGTTAACTAAGAAAGAAGCGTTAATGCTTACTCGTGAAATGGAAAAGCTTGAGAAAAGCCTTGGCGGTATCAAAGATATGGGCGGTCTTCCAGACGCTATCTTCGTTATCGACGCAGACCACGAGCACATCGCTATCCGCGAAGCTAACAACCTAGGTATTCCAGTAGTATCTATCGTTGATACTAACTCAAACCCAGATGGCGTTGACTTTGTTGTTCCTGGTAACGACGACGCTATCCGTGCTATCCAGCTATACACTGGCGCAGTAGCTCAAGCAGTTACTGAAGGTCGTGAGCGCAACATCGTTGTTCAAGCTGAGAAAGACGACTTCGTAGAAGCTGAGTAATAAGCTGTCATCAAGTCTTCATCTAAAATAGGTGAAGACTTGATATTCTTTAAAAAGCGGATAACCGCTTACAGAAAACCGAATTCAGATTTGAGGATATTCAAATGGCTGTAACTGCTGCCCTAGTTAAAGAGCTACGCGACCGTACTGGCGCTGGCATGATGGATTGTAAAAAAGCGCTAACTGAAACTAACGGTGATATCGAGCTTGCGATTGAGAACATGCGTAAGAGCGGTGCTGCTAAAGCTGCTAAGAAAGCTGGTAACATTGCTGCTGAAGGTACAATCCTTATCAAGCAAGCTGCTGGTGTTGCTGCACTAGTTGAAGTTAACTGTCAAACAGACTTCGTTGCTAAAGATGCAAACTTCCTAGCGTTCGCTAACGAAGTTGCAGATGCTGCAATCGCGTCTCCTACAACAGTTGAAGAGCTACAAGCACAATTCGAAGAGAAGCGTGTTGCTCTAGTTGCTAAAATCGGCGAAAACATCAATGTTCGTCGCGTACAGTACATCCAAGGCGAAACACTTTCTGCATACCGTCACGGCGACCGTATCGGTGTAGTTGTTGCTGGTTCTGCTAACGAAGAAGTGCTTAAGCAAGTTGCAATGCACGTTGCTGCGTCACGTCCAGAGTACGTGAACCCAGAAGACGTTCCAGCTGAAGTTGTTGCTAAAGAGCGTGAAGTTCAAATCGACATCGCTATGAACGAAGGCAAGCCTGCTGAAATCGCTGAGAAGATGGTTGAAGGCCGTATGAAGAAATTCACTGGTGAAGTTTCTCTTACTGGTCAAGCTTTCATCATGGAGCCTAAGAAATCAGTTGGTGAATTCCTTAAAGAAAGCGGCGCTACAGTTAGCGCATTCGTTCGCCTAGAAGTAGGTGAAGGCATCGAGAAGAAAGTAGATGACTTCGCTGCTGAAGTTGCTGCACAAGTAGCTGCTGCAAAAGGCGAATAATCGCTTAGCTTGACGCATCGTTTTGCAGGTGGGACCACCACACTTTACTTTGCGTCAAACGCGAAAATTCTTTAAAATAGCCGCGCTTGTGTGTGAACATAAGCGCGGTTATTTTTTACCTCACTTTTAATTGGCCCGGATTTTATGACTATCAATCGAAAACCTGTTTTTAGACGCGTTCTTCTCAAATTAAGTGGTGAAGCTTTAATGGGAGACGAAGGCTTTGGTATCGATCCGAAAATTTTGGATCGCATGGCTCAAGAAATCAAAGAACTAGTAGAACTCGACGTAGAAGTGGGTTTGGTTATCGGCGGTGGTAACTTCTTACGCGGTGGTTCATTAGCACAAGCTGGTATGAACCGCGTAGTGGGGGACCACATGGGGATGTTAGCAACGGTAATGAACGGTCTTGCGATGCGTGATGCACTGCACCGCGCATACGTGAATGCTCGCTTGATGTCTGCAATCCCGCTTAATGGCGTGTGTGATGCATACAACTGGGCGGAAGCGATCAGTCTTCTTAAATCTGGCCGAGTAGTTATTTTTGCTGCGGGTACAGGTAACCCGTTCTTTACAACAGATTCAGCCGCTTGTTTACGTGGTATCGAAATCGAAGCTGACACAGTAATCAAAGCGACTAAGGTTGATGGTGTTTACAGTGATGATCCGGTGAAAAACCCAGAAGCAACACTTTACCGCCAATTGACCTATAATGAAGTTATTGATCAAGAATTGAAAGTGATGGACTTGGCGGCGTTTACGCTTGCGCGTGATCACGATATGCCAATCAGTGTATTCAATATGAATAAACCGGGTGCGCTAAAACGCGTGATTATGGGTGAAGAAGAAGGCACGCTTATTTCTTCACAAGCCTCTGAATAAAATACAGACTAGGATAGCATTGTGATTAACGATATTAAAAAAGACGCCCAAGAGCGTATGCAAAAAAGTGTGGCTGCGCTTGCAAGCCAACTTTCTAAAATCCGCACAGGCCGTGCGCACCCTGCGTTATTAGATGGCATTTCAGTGTCTTACTACGGTGCTGACACGCCGCTTAACCAAGTTGCAAACGTATCTGTTGAAGATGCGCGTACATTGGCAATCAGCGTATTTGACCGCTCTTTAGCGCAAGCTGTTGAAAAAGCGATCATGGCGTCAGACTTAGGTTTGAACCCAATGTCGGCGGGTGCGATTATCCGTGTTCCACTTCCTCCGTTAACGGAAGAGCGTCGTAAAGACCTTATCAAAGTTGTACGTGGTGAAGTTGAAGCGGGCCGTGTGGCAGTACGTAATATTCGTCGTGACGCAAATGGTGACATTAAGTCATTGCTTAAAGACAAGTCAATTTCTGAAGATGAAGCGCGTCAAGGCGAAGAAGACGTTCAAAAGCTAACGGACAAGTTCATCAAAGAGATGGATACACAACTGGCTGCAAAAGAAGCAGAGTTGATGGAATTCTAAGCAAATACGCTTCGCAGATTTTTCTGCATCCTAAATTTATTAGGTTAGAAACGCCACCTAGGGTATACTAGGCGGCGTTTTTTTTTACTCACGAAATAGTATGGCTCTGAACGCGGAAACAATTTCACAACAGTCATTACCTAAGCACATCGCGATTATCATGGATGGTAATGGACGCTGGGCGCAAGCGCGTCATCGTCCTCGAGTTTTTGGCCACAAAAAAGGCGTTGATGCTGTCCGTAGTGCTGTTCAGTTTTGTTCAAAATTAGGAGTAAAGTCACTAACTCTATTTGCATTTAGCAGTGAAAACTGGCGCCGTCCTGAAGATGAAGTGAGTACATTAATGGAGCTTTTTTTGTTCGTGTTGACAAAGGAAGTAAAGAAACTCCATAAAAATAATGTCAAGCTGACTATCATCGGTGATTTGTCTAAATTTCCAGAAAACTTGCAACAGAAAGTGGTCGACAGTGAAACATTGACCCAAGATAATACTGGGTTACAGTTGAATATAGCGGCCAATTACGGTGGACGTTGGGACATCACGAATGCTGCGCAACAATTGGCAAGTGATGTTGCAAGCGGTAAGCTGCAACCATCCGATATCACAGAAGACGCAATTACCTCTCGCCTATCGATGGCGGAACAGCCTGAGCTGGATCTGCTTATTCGTACTGGTGGTGATTTGCGAATTAGCAACTTTTTGTTGTGGCAAGCGGCTTACGCCGAATTGTATTTTACTCAAACATTGTGGCCTGATTTTGATGAGGCTGCCTTTGCAGAAGCGATTGCCTGCTATGTGTCGCGTGAACGACGCTTTGGCTGTACTGGCGAACAAATAAAAGAATTACTCGCTTCAAAGCAAACAGAGTTGAAGGTATAGAATTTGTTAAAACAACGTATTTTGACGTCAGCAGTGCTTGCACCGCTGGCTTTACTGTTGGTGTTTTATACACCTCTTGCGCAATTTAGTTTTATTGCCGGTCTCATTGTTCTTCTAGGTGCATGGGAGTGGTCAGCGTTCATGGGATTATCGGCAAAGCGTGCACGATTTGGCTACACGACTTTAGTCGCCCTTATTCTTGGTGCGCTTCATCTTCATTGGCCCATCGAATCTTTATGGCAATCATCGGGCCAGCTTACCGCTGATGCGAATTACATCTTCACGCTGTCGTTTGCTTGGTGGATTGTCGCAACGATATTGGTCGTCAAGTATCCACGTATGTCCAGTGCATGGAGCGAAGGGATCGTGCTTCGAGGCGTAGCAGGGTTATTAACACTCGTGCCATTATGGCTTGCATTGAATACCTTGCGTAGCGCTCACTTTGCTGATGAACACCATTTTGGTTCGACGTTAATTATGGTGGTTTTAGGTATTGTGTGGAGTGCAGACATCGGTGCCTATTTTACGGGTAAGAACTTTGGCAAGCGTAAGTTGATGCCAAAAGTAAGCCCAAACAAAACGATAGAAGGTTTGTTAGGTGGCTTGGCAACGTCAGTGGTTTTTGTTGTGGTGTTTTGTTATTTCGCAGCGGTACCTAAAAGCCTTTGGGCCGTTTATGCGGGATTAACAATATTTATCGCACTGTTCTCTGCCATTGGTGACCTGCTTGAAAGTATGTTTAAACGTGAAGTTGGACTTAAAGATTCTGGTTCTTGTTTACCTGGGCATGGCGGTATTTTAGACCGCATTGATAGCCTAACCGCGGCAGCGCCAATTTTCGCACTTTGTTATGCCTGGACGGTTACTCTATGACAGAACAAGTTGTTGTTCTTGGGTCTACCGGGTCAATAGGGCAATCCACGTTAGATGTGATTGCCCGTAACAGAAGCGCGTTTCACGTTTTTGCGCTGGTTGCAGGTACGAACGTTGAACGATTATTCGAACAATGTGTAACGCATCAACCCAACTACGTTGTGCTCAGTGATGAAGCGCATGCCCGTGTATTTGAAACTCACCTTAAATCCTCCTCTATGCCAGTTAAACCCGAAGTGCTATACGGGGTTGAGGCAATGCAAGCAATGGCTTCGCACGAAAGCGTAGACATCGTAATGGCGGCAATAGTTGGGGCTGCGGGGTTGCTGCCGACATTGAGTGCAGTTGAAGCGGGCAAAAAGGTTTTATTAGCAAACAAAGAAGCGCTGGTTATGTCTGGGCAGTTGTTTATGGATAAGGTCCGTAAACACAAGGCTACTTTGTTGCCGATCGACAGTGAACATAACGCAATATATCAGTGTTTGCCGACCTGCTTACAACAAAACAACCAAGGCAATATTGCGGACGTTGGCATCAGCAAAATACTCCTAACGGGCTCTGGTGGGCCATTTTTGACCCGAGCTTTGGATACCCTCGAGCAGGTCACAGTGCGAGAAGCCGTAACGCACCCGAATTGGTCTATGGGTCAAAAAATATCAGTTGACTCTGCGACAATGATGAATAAAGGGCTCGAGTTTATCGAAGCAAAATGGTTGTTTAATTGCCAAGTCGATAACATTGAAGTTGTGATTCACCCTCAAAGTATGATCCACTCAATGGTGCAATACAAAGATGGTTCAGTGATTGCGCAGCTAGGTCAACCAGACATGCGCACACCTATCGCTTATGGCCTTGCCTATCCAAATCGAATCGATGCAGGTGTTGCACCAATCGATTTTTCAACACTCATGAATTTCTCATTCACAAAACCTGATTTTGAACGCTATCCGAACTTACGTTTAGCTATGGAAGCGTGTAAAGTGGGACAAGCCGCCACAACGACGGTGAATGCGGCAAATGAAATTGCCGTTGCGGCGTTTTTAAAGGAACAAATAGGGTTTTGCGATATTTATCGAGTCAATGCTGAATCACTGAGTCGTCAATCGATGACGGCGACAGATTCATTGGACGCGATATTGGCTCTGGATGCACAAGCGCGTCGTATTGCCCAAAACGTAATAGAGGAATTGAGGTAGCTATGCTGGAATTTTTGTGGAATCTGGGATCGTTTATTCTTGCGCTTGGTATTTTGGTCACGGTGCACGAATATGGGCATTTCTGGGTTGCACGAAAAGCAGGGATCAAAGTTCTACGCTTTTCAGTCGGTTTTGGTAAGCCAATTTTTACTTGGTACGACAAGCTCGGTACAGAATACGTTATTGCGCTTATTCCACTCGGCGGGTATGTGAAAATGCTGGATGAGCGGGTAGAAGAGGTCGCTGAACATGAACGACATCTCGCGTTTAACAATAAACCTGTCTCTAAGCGCATAGCCGTGGTCGCCGCAGGGCCAATGGCTAATTTTCTTTTTGCAATCGTCGCCTTAGGTGCCATGTACATGCTTGGTGTGCAAAGCATTAAGCCTGTTGTTGGCAGTGTTGCAGAGCAAAGCCGTGCAGCGCAAAGCGGAATGCAACCACACGATCTCATTCTCGAAGTCAATGAAAAGTCGGTGCATGACTGGCAAGATGTCATGTTTGCCTTTATGTCTTCGCTCGGCGAGAAAGACATGACACTGAAAGTGACTGATGAGTCAGGACGCATCCAATATCGCCATCTTGATATTCAAAATTGGAAGCTAGACCAACAAGACGTTCCACCAACAGAATCTTTAGGTATCACGCCATTTCGTCCCGCAATTACGCTTAACCTTGCTTTGGTAAGTAAGGGCTCAGCGGCAGAGAAAGCAGGTCTTTTGGTCGGTGACCGAATTTTAGCGGTAAATGGTGCTCCTGTTAGCACTTGGCAGGAACTCGTAACGCTGATCCAGCAATCACCGAATAAACCATTGGCTATTGACATAAAACGTCAAAGTCAACAGGTTACACTCACTGCCATACCCGCGCTGCAAGTAGCCGATAACGGGACTGAGCAAGGTGTCTTAGGTGTTGCACCTGCATTAGAAAATTGGCCAACAAATTACATCGAAACTAGACATTTTGGTCCATTGGATAGTATGGTGCTTGGCGTGAAAAAGACGTGGGAATTAATCACGCTCAGTTTCGATATGATAGGTAATCTTCTGACTGGTCAAGTTTCAGTTAAAAACCTCAGTGGGCCCGTTGGCATCGCGGTAGGTGCTGGAGCTAGCGTAAGTTATGGTTTAGTTGCCTTTTTAAGTTTTTTAGCGCTAATTAGTGTAAACCTAGGTGTTTTCAACTTATTGCCGCTGCCCGTCCTCGATGGCGGGCACTTAATGTATTACATAATTGAACTAATTCGCAAAAAACCAGTCTCTGAAAAGACACAAGAGTTAGGTTTTAAAGTCGGTGCAATGCTTTTGCTCGCTTTAACCTGTTTTGCGTTAATGAATGATGTTGCGAGACTTTAGGTTTCTTACCTATTAGTAAAAAGAATTTAGGCGCAATACCGCTAGAAAGTTGTAAAGGACAAAGATAATAAGATGCCTATAAAAAAACATTTAGCAGTTACCAGTTTACTTGGCGCAAGCTTTGCGGCCTTGGGGCAAAATTCCTTTATCGTTGAAGATTTAAAAGTTGAAGGTTTACAACGTGTTGCATTAGGTGCTGCACTGACTCATATCCCTATCAACATCGGCGATACGATTGACGACTTTACTGTATCAAAAACAATTAAGGCGCTTTATCAGTCAGGTCACTTTGACAACATCAAAGTATTACGTGATGGTGGATTACTGGTCATTCAGGTCATTGAGCGCCCGACTATCAGCTCGATTGAATATGATGGTAACAAAGACATTAAAGATGAGCAGCTCACGCAAAGTTTGGAAGAGCAAAACATCCGTCAAGGTGAGCCATTAGACAGAACCGTACTTGATAACATTGAAAAAGGCCTTACTGAGTTCTTCCATAGCATTGGTAAATACAACGCCAAAGTGGACATCAAAGTAACCTCGTTGCCACGAAACCGCGTGAAGTTACAGTTGAACTTTGAAGAAGGTGATGCCGCCTCAGTACGCCAAATTAACTTAGTTGGTAACGAACTATTCTCTGATGAAGACCTTCTTCAGTTGTTCGAATCACAACAAGATTTGCCATGGTGGCAATTTCTGTCGAACGACCGTTATCAAAAGAAAACGATTGAAGGCGATTTAGAAAAAATTAAGAGTTTCTATCTAGACCGTGGTTATTTGCGTTTCAATATTGATTCAACGCAAGTGTCGGTCAGTCCGGAAAGGGACGCGGTTTACGTGACAGCCAACATGACTGAAGGCGAGCAATACACTGTTAAAGGTTTTGACTTTATTGGTGATTTACTTGGTCGCGAAGAGTTAGTACGCGCTGTATTGCCGCTCCGCTCAGGCGAACTTTACAACGGCTCAGTTGTAACATCGTCTGAAGAATTCATCAAAAGCTTCTTAGCGCGTTTTGGTTATGCTAATGCGGAAGTTCGTACGATCCCCGAAATCGACGATGAAAAGAAAGAAGTTAAACTGACACTATCCGTAAACCCAGGCAAACGCGTTTATGTGCGTCGTATTATTGTCGAAGGTAACCAAATCACGGCAGATGAAGTTGTACGCCGTGAGATGACTCAGTTAGAAGGTGCTTGGTTGTCGAACCAGCAACTTGAACGCTCGAAGTTACAAATTCAACGTTTGCCATACATGGAAACGGTAGACTTTGCTATCAATCCAGTACCGGGTCAAGACGATTTGGTCGACGTCGATTTTAAAGTAAAGGAGCAGCCTGCGGGTAGTTTCCAAGCTGGTCTTGCTTATGGTTCGTATGCAGGTCTTCAGTTTAACATCGGTGTGAGTGAATCTAACTTTTTGGGAACGGGTAACCAGCTTGCGTTTAACATCAACACCGCTCGTGGCTCAAACTCTTACAGTATTTCTTATACCGACCCATACTTTACGCCAGATGGTGTTTCACAAGGCAGCAGTATTTTTTATCGTGACTTCGATGGTAGCGATTTTGGTATCGTTGGGTATAACTCAAAAACATACGGTATTGGTACTAACATCGGTTTCCCAATTGATGCGGTAAATCGTGTGAACTTTGGTCTTCGTTGGCTTGAAGAAGAACTTGATAACATTACCGAATTTGAACAAAACCGTGTTCTACGTGAGTCGTTTACTGATCCATTAAACCCAGACGCACCATTTAATTTTACGAAATATGAACTGAGTGTTGGTTGGTCACGCGTAACCATTAACCGCGGTATGTTCCCGACGGATGGTTCGCGTCAATCTGCATCCTTTATGATGACAACGCCAAACTCAGATTTGAACTTCTTTAAGCTCAACTATGATTCGCGTTTCTATTGGCCAATCACTAACGACCACAGCTGGGTATTCTCAGCAAGAGCCGCGTTTGGTTACGGTAATGGTTACGGTAAAACCAATGGTGCAGAGCAAACCTTGCCGTTCCAAGAGTTTTTCCGAATCAGTGAAATGGAATTACGTGGTTTCAAACGTAACACTATTTTGCCACAAGCTATCCGTCGCGAGCCTAACTTAATCCCAGGTACGCCGAATGCCGATGGTTCATCAACGACCGGTATCGGTGGTGACGAGCAGTTCGACGTTCTACAACCATACGGTCGTATTGGTGGTAACGCGAAGGCACTTGCTGGCGTTGAACTTATTGTGCCAACACCATTTATGGATGAAGATAAATCAAGTTCAGTTCGTACAAGCTTATTTGTCGATGTGGCAAACGTTTGGGATACCGAATTCGATTTAGGTCGTTATACCGAATTGCAACGAGATCAAATTGCGAAATTGGATGATTACTCAGATCCTTCTCGCTACCGTGCTTCTGCCGGTCTCTCTGTACAGTGGATTTCACCTATGGGACCTATGCTAATCAGTTTCGCTTATCCGCTCAAAAAAGAAGAAGATGACGACACTGAAACGATTAGCTTCAATATTAGTAACACTTTCTAAGGAGTATTATTGTGAACAAATTTGTAAAGACTTCAGCAGTTAGCCTGCTAGCAGCATTCCTAATGGGTACATCAGCAAGTGCGCTTGCGCACAAAGTGGGTTTAGTGGATATGCAAAAAGTGTATCAACAAATTCCACAAATGGGCAAAATCGAGCAGGCGCTTCAAAGCGAATTTGCTGAGCGCCGTCAAGAGCTTGAGAAGATTCAAGGCGACATCCGTTTTGAAGCTGAAAAGTTCAAGCGCGAGCAAACAACAATGAGTGAAGACCAAAAAGAAAAGCTTCGCGAGAAAATTCAAGGCTTGCAAAAAGTACTGGCTGAAAAAGGTCGCCCACTAGAGCAAGAACTTAAAGCTCGTCAGCAGCAGGAACTGCAAAAGGTACAAACGATCATCGTTTCTGCTATCGAAGAAGTGGCTAAGAAAGGCAAGTTTGACGAAGTGAAAACGAAAGACACAACAGTTTACTTTAACCCAGAAAAAGTGACTGACTTGTCTGAAGAAGTTGTTGAAGTGGTAAGCAAGAAGTAATGGAAAAACACTATACACTCGCGATGCTTGCGAAACTGATTGACGCTGAAGTACACGGAGATGGCAATTTTGTGGTAAACAAAATTGCCACACTGGCAAATGCATCAAGCCAAGACATTGCGTTTTTGGCTAATAAGAAATACCGCAGTCAGTTAACTACTACTCAAGCGGGAGCAGTTATCCTAGCACCGAGTGAAGCAGAGTTCTTTTCGGGTCATAAACTTATTACAAGTGACCCATACACTGCTTATGCCATTATTGCACAAGAATTAGATACAACACCTGCATCGGCAAATGGTGTGCACCCAAGTGCAACCATTGCTTCCGATGCGGTTGTGAGCGCGTCGGCACATATTGGTGCAAATGCGGTAATCGAGTCTGGAGCAATAATTGGCGACAATGTTGAAATTGGTGCTAACTGTTTCATTGGAAAATATGCCAAAATTGCCGCCCGCACAAAATTGTGGGCAAATGTAACGGTTTACCATGAAGTTGAAATAGGTGAAGACTGCTTATTTCAAACGGGTGCTGTCATAGGAAGTGACGGTTTTGGTTATGCAAATAAACAAGGCCGCTGGATTAAAATCCCTCAGGTTGGTCGAGTCATTATCGGTAATCATGTTGAAGTAGGCGCAAACACGGTAATTGACCGTGGTGCCATTGATGACACCATAGTACACGACAACGTGATCATTGATAATTTATGTCAAATTGCGCATAACGTTGAAATTGGGTCAGGTACTGCGATTGCGGGCGCGACCGTTTTAGCGGGGAGCGTACGCATAGGTAAGTTCTGTCAGATTGGCGGAATGGTTGCAATTAACGGACATAATGAAATCTGTGATGGTGTTGTGATCACTGGCATGTCGATGGTCATTAGTTCCATCACTGAGCCTGGTGTTTACTCCTCAGGTGTGCCACATAGCACAAACCTTGAGTGGCGCAAGAGCATGGCCCATTTACGAAATTTATCGGATTTTAAGGCGCGCATTAGAGCCCTTGAAAACCAAGTCGAACAACTTAAACACCCTGAATAAAAGGATGCTATTTTGGCTAACGAATTAAATAGCTTTGATATTCAAGAAATCTTGAAATTATTGCCACACCGCTACCCAATGCTTTTGGTCGATCGCGTGTTGGATTACAAACCAGGCGAGTATTTACACGCCATTAAAAACGTGACAGCTAATGAGCCAATTTTTACAGGCCATTTCCCAGATCAACCAATTTTTCCTGGTGTGTTAATTCTGGAAGCATTAGCGCAAGCGACGGGTCTATTGGGCTTCAAAACGGTCGAGAACCGTGGCGATAATGAGCTATACTTATTTGCAGCAATTGACGAAGCACGTTTTAAACACCCTGTAACACCAGGCGACACCATGCATTTGCACGTTCAATTTTTGAAAGAGCGCCGCAATTTATGGAAATTTGCAGTAGAAGCAAAGGTTGAAGGTAAGACAGTGTGTACTGCTGAACTTATGTGTGCAAGAAGAGAGTTATAGAGTGATACATCCTACAGCGATTATTGAGTCAGGCGCTAGGCTCGGCGAAAACGTAAAAGTCGGCCCTTATAGCTATATTGGAAATGACGTCGTAATTGGTGACAATTGTATTATCGAATCGCACGTTGTGGTGAAAGGCCCAACAACAATCGGTTCAGGTAATCATATCTATCAATTCGCGTCGGTTGGCGAAGCTTGCCAAGATAAAAAGTACAAGGATGAACCCACTCAGCTAATTATTGGTGACAACAACATTATCCGTGAATGTGCGACTATCCACCGTGGTACGATTCAAGATAAAGGGATCACTTCAATTGGCTCCAATAACTTATTTATGGCATACACCCACGTAGCTCACGATGCTGTTATCGGCAGTAACGTTATTTTTGCAAATAACGCGAGTGTAGCCGGCCACGTACACGTTGGTGATTGGGTAATACTTGCAGGCAACACAGGTGTACATCAGTTTTGTAAAATTGGTGCTCATGCCTTTATTGGCATGTACTCCGGTGTGAATAAAGACGTCCCACCATTTGTTACGACAACAGGCACGCCAGCGAAGCCAGCAGCTATTAATACCGAAGGCATGAAACGTCGTGGATTTTCATCTGATGAGATCATGGCTACACGTCGTGCCTACAAAACACTTTACCGTAAAGGGTTGAGTATCGAAGAGGCGACAGCGGCGCTTCAGGAAGATGCGCAAACGTACCCAGCAGTAAAGTTAATGCTCGATTTCCTGAGCACGTCGGACCGTGGCATTATTCGTTAAGCAACGGTTGAACGAGTCAAACGCCATACCTTTGCGAGTATGGCGTTTTTGTTTAGTGTACTTAAAAAAGATATGACAGACACTCCAATCACAATCGGCCTCGTTGCAGGCGAACACTCAGGTGATATCCTTGGTGCAGGTTTAATTCGTGCGCTTAAAGTCCATTACCCTAACGCAAAATTTGTCGGTATTGCAGGCCCCAAAATGCAAGCGGAAGGCTGTGAGTCTTTGTTTGATATGGAAGAGCTTGCGGTAATGGGCTTGATTGAAGTACTGGGTAGATTGCCTCGTTTACTTCGTATTAAGAAACAACTTGTTCAATATTTTATCGATAATCCACCGGATGTATTTGTGGGCATCGACGCGCCAGATTTTAATTTGCGCGTTGAAAAACCACTTAAA is part of the Pseudoalteromonas xiamenensis genome and encodes:
- the ispC gene encoding 1-deoxy-D-xylulose-5-phosphate reductoisomerase; this encodes MTEQVVVLGSTGSIGQSTLDVIARNRSAFHVFALVAGTNVERLFEQCVTHQPNYVVLSDEAHARVFETHLKSSSMPVKPEVLYGVEAMQAMASHESVDIVMAAIVGAAGLLPTLSAVEAGKKVLLANKEALVMSGQLFMDKVRKHKATLLPIDSEHNAIYQCLPTCLQQNNQGNIADVGISKILLTGSGGPFLTRALDTLEQVTVREAVTHPNWSMGQKISVDSATMMNKGLEFIEAKWLFNCQVDNIEVVIHPQSMIHSMVQYKDGSVIAQLGQPDMRTPIAYGLAYPNRIDAGVAPIDFSTLMNFSFTKPDFERYPNLRLAMEACKVGQAATTTVNAANEIAVAAFLKEQIGFCDIYRVNAESLSRQSMTATDSLDAILALDAQARRIAQNVIEELR
- the rseP gene encoding sigma E protease regulator RseP, which produces MLEFLWNLGSFILALGILVTVHEYGHFWVARKAGIKVLRFSVGFGKPIFTWYDKLGTEYVIALIPLGGYVKMLDERVEEVAEHERHLAFNNKPVSKRIAVVAAGPMANFLFAIVALGAMYMLGVQSIKPVVGSVAEQSRAAQSGMQPHDLILEVNEKSVHDWQDVMFAFMSSLGEKDMTLKVTDESGRIQYRHLDIQNWKLDQQDVPPTESLGITPFRPAITLNLALVSKGSAAEKAGLLVGDRILAVNGAPVSTWQELVTLIQQSPNKPLAIDIKRQSQQVTLTAIPALQVADNGTEQGVLGVAPALENWPTNYIETRHFGPLDSMVLGVKKTWELITLSFDMIGNLLTGQVSVKNLSGPVGIAVGAGASVSYGLVAFLSFLALISVNLGVFNLLPLPVLDGGHLMYYIIELIRKKPVSEKTQELGFKVGAMLLLALTCFALMNDVARL
- the bamA gene encoding outer membrane protein assembly factor BamA; amino-acid sequence: MPIKKHLAVTSLLGASFAALGQNSFIVEDLKVEGLQRVALGAALTHIPINIGDTIDDFTVSKTIKALYQSGHFDNIKVLRDGGLLVIQVIERPTISSIEYDGNKDIKDEQLTQSLEEQNIRQGEPLDRTVLDNIEKGLTEFFHSIGKYNAKVDIKVTSLPRNRVKLQLNFEEGDAASVRQINLVGNELFSDEDLLQLFESQQDLPWWQFLSNDRYQKKTIEGDLEKIKSFYLDRGYLRFNIDSTQVSVSPERDAVYVTANMTEGEQYTVKGFDFIGDLLGREELVRAVLPLRSGELYNGSVVTSSEEFIKSFLARFGYANAEVRTIPEIDDEKKEVKLTLSVNPGKRVYVRRIIVEGNQITADEVVRREMTQLEGAWLSNQQLERSKLQIQRLPYMETVDFAINPVPGQDDLVDVDFKVKEQPAGSFQAGLAYGSYAGLQFNIGVSESNFLGTGNQLAFNINTARGSNSYSISYTDPYFTPDGVSQGSSIFYRDFDGSDFGIVGYNSKTYGIGTNIGFPIDAVNRVNFGLRWLEEELDNITEFEQNRVLRESFTDPLNPDAPFNFTKYELSVGWSRVTINRGMFPTDGSRQSASFMMTTPNSDLNFFKLNYDSRFYWPITNDHSWVFSARAAFGYGNGYGKTNGAEQTLPFQEFFRISEMELRGFKRNTILPQAIRREPNLIPGTPNADGSSTTGIGGDEQFDVLQPYGRIGGNAKALAGVELIVPTPFMDEDKSSSVRTSLFVDVANVWDTEFDLGRYTELQRDQIAKLDDYSDPSRYRASAGLSVQWISPMGPMLISFAYPLKKEEDDDTETISFNISNTF
- a CDS encoding OmpH family outer membrane protein codes for the protein MGTSASALAHKVGLVDMQKVYQQIPQMGKIEQALQSEFAERRQELEKIQGDIRFEAEKFKREQTTMSEDQKEKLREKIQGLQKVLAEKGRPLEQELKARQQQELQKVQTIIVSAIEEVAKKGKFDEVKTKDTTVYFNPEKVTDLSEEVVEVVSKK